The following proteins are encoded in a genomic region of Hirundo rustica isolate bHirRus1 chromosome 3, bHirRus1.pri.v3, whole genome shotgun sequence:
- the LOC120749754 gene encoding acrosin-like: MVYEYEYLGHDDGTTRIVGGADAKPGAWPWIVSLKHPALPGTRHLCGGSLITAEWVLTAAHCFDPIRKISMVYLVIGATQLTKPGPGAQLRRIKKLVRHEQYNKIDKSNDIALLQLSKPVDCNPYTQLACVADPTLRLSELQNCWVAGWGATTARAQKSSDVLQEAKVQLIDVQLCNSTGWYAGKIHTHNLCAGYPQGLIDTCQGDSGGPLMCQDNNADYFWIVGVTSWGRGCARAKLPGVYTSTQYFHEWILAQISLETIGSAS, from the exons ATGGTGTACGAGTATGAGTACTTGGGTCATGATGATGGCACAACACGCATCGTGGGTGGCGCAGATGCCAAGCCAGGAGCCTGGCCCTGGATCGTCAGCCTTAAGCATCCTGCACTACCAGGCACAAGACATCTGTGTGGAGGGTCTCTCATCACTGCAGAGTGGGTCCTCACAGCAGCCCACTGCTTTGACCCCATCAG GAAAATTAGCATGGTGTATCTGGTGATTGGGGCCACTCAGTTGACCAAGCCCGGACCTGGAGCACAACTGCGCCGGATTAAGAAGTTAGTGCGTCATGAACAATATAATAAAATTGACAAAAGTAACGATATTGCCTTGCTGCAACTGAGCAAGCCTGTCGACTGCAACCCCTACACACAGCTGGCCTGTGTGGCTGACCCCACCCTAAGATTGTCAGAGCTGCAGAACTGCTGGGTGGCTGGCTGGGGTGCCACCACTGCAAGAG CTCAAAAATCCAGTGATGTCCTACAGGAGGCCAAGGTTCAACTCATCGATGTCCAGCTCTGCAACAGCACTGGCTGGTACGCAGGGAAAATCCACACCCACAACTTGTGTGCTGGTTACCCACAGGGCCTCATCGACACCTGCCAG GGTGACAGCGGTGGTCCTCTCATGTGCCAGGACAACAACGCTGACTACTTTTGGATTGTGGGAGTGACCAGCTGGGGAAGAGGCTGTGCCAGAGCAAAGCTGCCTGGAGTCTACACCTCCACTCAGTACTTCCATGAGTGGATCCTGGCCCAGATCAGCCTGGAGACAATTGGAAGTGCCTCTTGA
- the LOC120749758 gene encoding acrosin-like, with protein MNWLGLLVLLTVAGLAHSIQNTCGWTCGLRPMVSDSMSHDYGMTRIVGGRDAKPGAWPWIVSIQHPWVPGIGHWCGGSLIGTQWVLTAAHCFDKLKKISILKVVLGATQLTQPGPEVQVRQIKNLVRHKNYKRSDISNDIALLELNEPVQCSPYIQLACVADPTLRVSDLQNCWIAGWGSTTEGDEDSSDTLQEAKVQLINVQLCNSSDWYTGKIHPYNLCAGYPQGLIDTCQGDSGGPLMCQDNNADYFWIVGVTSWGRGCARAKLPGVYTSTQYFYDWILAQMGLSPFGSAS; from the exons ATGAATTGGCTCGGCCTCCTCGTCCTGCTGACCGTGGCTGGGCTGGCCCACAGCATACAGAATACCTGTGG ATGGACCTGCGGGCTCCGACCTATGGTGTCTGACTCCATGTCTCATGACTACGGCATGACACGCATTGTGGGTGGCAGAGATGCCAAGCCAGGAGCCTGGCCCTGGATCGTCAGCATCCAGCATCCCTGGGTACCAGGGATAGGGCATTGGTGTGGAGGGTCTCTCATCGGCACGCAGTGGGTCCTCACAGCGGCCCACTGCTTCGACAAGTTGAA GAAAATCAGCATCCTGAAGGTGGTGCTTGGGGCCACTCAGTTGACTCAGCCAGGCCCTGAGGTACAAGTGCGCCAGATTAAGAACCTGGTTCGTCACAAAAACTATAAGAGAAGTGATATAAGTAATGACATTGCCTTACTGGAACTGAACGAGCCTGTCCAGTGCAGCCCCTACATCCAGCTGGCCTGTGTGGCTGACCCCACCCTAAGAGTCTCAGACCTGCAGAACTGCTGGATCGCTGGCTGGGGTTCAACCACAGAAGGAG ATGAAGACTCAAGTGATACACTCCAGGAGGCCAAGGTCCAGCTCATCAATGTCCAGCTCTGCAACAGCAGTGACTGGTACACAGGGAAAATCCACCCCTACAACTTGTGTGCTGGTTACCCACAGGGCCTCATCGACACCTGCCAG GGTGACAGCGGTGGTCCTCTCATGTGCCAGGACAACAACGCTGACTACTTTTGGATTGTGGGAGTGACCAGCTGGGGAAGAGGCTGTGCCAGAGCAAAGCTGCCTGGAGTCTACACCTCCACTCAGTACTTCTATGACTGGATCCTGGCCCAGATGGGGCTGAGCCCATTTGGAAGTGCCTCTTGA